CGGAGCGATTATAAAAACAACATCGGTAATGGTTAATTCTTTTTTATCTAATTGATGAATTATTGCTTTAATTCCGTTTCGTGGTTTTGAATTAATTACTTGTAAACCCCAATAAGCTAAAGTTCTATTTTCGCCAGTCATTGGAACAATATCGGCAGCAATTGCAGTGGCTACCAAATCTAAATACGGCATTAAATCATCAATAGTTTGATTTCTTTTTGATCCTAAAGCCTGAATCAATTTAAAACCAACGCCACAACCACATAATTCATCATAAGGATAAAAACAGTCTATTTGCTTCGGATTTAAAACAGCAACAGCCTTCGGAATTTCTTTTCCAGGTTTATGATGGTCGCAAATAATAAAATCGATGTTTTTTTCGGTAGCGTAAGCAACTTTATCAATGGCTTTAATTCCGCAATCTAAGGCAATAATTAAAGAGAAATCATTGTCATCAGCAAAATCAATTCCCATGTAAGAAACTCCGTAACCTTCGGCATATCTATCAGGAATATATGTAGCAACCTTCGGGTGAATTGTTTTTAAATAAGAAGAAAGTAACGAAACAGCTGTTGTTCCGTCTACATCATAATCTCCAAAAACCAAAATATTTTCGTTGTTTGCAATGGCTTTTTCAATTCGTTGTACGGCGATATGCATATCTTTCATTAAAAAAGGGTCGTGCAAATCATCTAAAGAAGGACGGAAAAATTTTCGAGCTTTATCAAAAGTATCAATATTGCGTTGTACTAAAATTTTAGCCAATGTTTTTTCAACAGATAACTCTTTAGCTAATTGATTTACTTTTAATAAATCGGGTTCTTTTTTTAAAGTCCAACGCATATTTTCTGATACTTATTTGTTATTGATTATGAAAATGAGATGTAATTTTTACTTCGGCAAATTTTCTAAACATTTCCA
The Tenacibaculum pacificus DNA segment above includes these coding regions:
- the recJ gene encoding single-stranded-DNA-specific exonuclease RecJ encodes the protein MRWTLKKEPDLLKVNQLAKELSVEKTLAKILVQRNIDTFDKARKFFRPSLDDLHDPFLMKDMHIAVQRIEKAIANNENILVFGDYDVDGTTAVSLLSSYLKTIHPKVATYIPDRYAEGYGVSYMGIDFADDNDFSLIIALDCGIKAIDKVAYATEKNIDFIICDHHKPGKEIPKAVAVLNPKQIDCFYPYDELCGCGVGFKLIQALGSKRNQTIDDLMPYLDLVATAIAADIVPMTGENRTLAYWGLQVINSKPRNGIKAIIHQLDKKELTITDVVFIIAPRINAAGRMKHGNYAVELLTEIDFDSAIEFASAIEKFNADRKGLDKKITEEALLQIENNNETEKFTSVVFDENWHKGVIGIVASRLIETYYRPTLVFTKSGDKLAASARSVKGFDVYNALEQCAEFIEQFGGHKYAAGLTLVPEQYENFKNKFEEVVKNTIDKNLLIPEISIDAELDLSEISPKFFRIIQQMAPFGPLNMRPTFSTTAVRDNGYGKQVGADKNHLKLNIIYGADNRTYNSIGFSLGKKLPLIQNEFDIAYALDENTWNGNTSIQLLLKDIK